Proteins found in one Sorghum bicolor cultivar BTx623 chromosome 1, Sorghum_bicolor_NCBIv3, whole genome shotgun sequence genomic segment:
- the LOC110437026 gene encoding glutathione S-transferase T3-like has product METQGDEFLSAILTDEHGDGLDDLSIPNSQQETDNISDGVDVQFVGSVGTKVKRAKNFNSDEDEIVCSAWLNASKDPLHGANQNRSRFWGRVLAYFDEHKRNIPRIESSIMHRWLIIQTQVNKFCSCYDMITRRNQSGATIEDKLAAATKIFEGLGNKDSKKFNVLPCWNVLKNEDKWKTKRTELLQLEKEAAAAKSNKKRKKQPTQVCDAETGAKKQEQTSSEEGNGADAETGAKKRGDGIKKVKASLRRGGGEACLEAIDKLWAKKEIADIEKEKAKNDRFMLVDMSSLNTLQREWIELMQQDIMAKRRGHII; this is encoded by the exons ATGGAGACGCAAGGAGATGAATTCTTGTCCGCAATCCTGACCGATGAACATGGTGATGGTTTGGATGACCTGTCCATTCCAAACAGTCAacaggaaactgacaatatcagTGACGGTGTCGATGTGCAATTTGTTGGTAGTGTTGGTACCAAGGTAAAGAGGGCTAAAAATTTTAATTCCGATGAAGATGAAATTGTTTGCTCAGCATGGTTGAATGCTAGCAAAGATCCTCTGCACGGGGCCAATCAAAATCGGTCGAGGTTTTGGGGTAGAGTTCTCGCTTATTTTGATGAGCACAAGCGTAACATTCCAAGGATAGAAAGTTCAATTATGCATAGATGGCTCATCATTCAAACTCAAGTGAACAAGTTTTGTTCGTGTTACGACATGATTACCCGTAGAAATCAAAGTGGTGCAACTATCGAAGACAAG CTTGCAGCTGCAACCAAGATTTTCGAGGGACTAGGCAACAAGGACAGCAAAAAGTTCAATGTTTTGCCATGTTGGAATGTGCTCAAGAACGAGGACAAATGGAAAACCAAGAGGACTGAACTGCTCCAGCTTGAgaaagaagcagcagcagcaaaatcaaacaagaagaggaagaaaCAGCCTACCCAAGTGTGTGATGCAGAAACAGGAGCAAAGAAACAGGAGCAAACAAGCAGTGAAGAAGGAAATGGTGCTGATGCAGAAACAGGAGCAAAGAAAAGGGGGGATGGGATCAAGAAGGTTAAAGCGTCGCTTAGGCGAGGAGGTGGTGAAGCTTGCTTggaggccattgacaagttgtgGGCAAAGAAGGAGATTGCGGACATTGAGAAAGAGAAGGCTAAGAATGATAGGTTTATGCTCGTCGACATGTCCTCCCTCAACACCCTGCAGCGTGAATGGATTGAGCTCATGCAGCAAGACATCATGGCTAAGCGACGTGGACATATAATCTAG